The window CCTTCGAGAGTGTCAGCTCCTATGAGATTCCGCACGGATCTGCCGTTGCGCTCGGTATGATTACGGCGAATGCGGTATCGGTCAAGCGCGGCTTCATCGAAGAAGCGTATGCGGCGCGCATCGCGGCGCTCTGTATGAAGATCCTCGCGCACATTCCCTGGCGCGAGGAGTGGTTCGCGCCTGCGGGCATCATCGCCGCCATTCACAAGGATAAGAAGCAGACGAGCGAGAGAATCACGGCAGTGCTTTTGAACGAAGCGCATGAGCTCAGTGTCTATCGCGATGTTGAGGAAGAAGAAATCCGGCAGGCGCTTGCGTGTCTGCTGCAATATTGGAGGAATCATCGTGGAAAATGAAGTTGTGCCTTTTTCCGAGGCGTATCAGAAGAATCGCCTGACACTGCGCGAGGTCGTGCCGCTCGCGGTACCTCTGTGCGTGTGCATCGAGCCGACGAACATCTGCAACTTCAAGTGCCTGATGTGCTGGCAGAGCACACAGGAATACACGAATCACGGCGGTCCTTTCGGCAATATGACAGACGAGCTTTTTGACAAGCTCCTGCAGGATATGAAGGGCTTCTGCCGCCATCAGGGCAAGAAGATCAAACTCATCAAGCTTTACTCGACAGGCGAGCCGCTTCTTCACAAGGGCGTCTGCCGTATGGTGAAGAAGGTCAAGGAAGCCGATGTCTGTCACGAGATGGAGATCACGACGAATGCGTCTCTTCTGACGAAGGAAGTGGCGGAGGAACTCGTCGATCTTGGACTCGACTACCTGCGCGCTTCCATCTACTCCGTGCGCACGGATGGGCAGGCGCGCATCACGCAGTCGCGCGTCACGCCGCACGAGATTCGCGAGAACATCGCCTACTTGAAGAAGTACCGCGACGAGAAGGGAGCGAAGAAGCCCTTCATCTGTGCGAAGATCATGGACACGCACGGCGAGGAAAACGACGAGTTTTATCGCATGTACGAGGATGTGTCCGACGAGCAGCTGATTGACACACCGTGGATTTTGCCGAAGCTTGAGGAAAATGCCCTCGACCGACTCTACGGCAGCGAGGAAAAGGGCGAGGAAGCGCAGGCGGCGTACTTGGAGCAGGCGCTTTACAAGGAGCGCAAGGTCTGCCGCTACCCGTTCACGCACATGACGGTGCGCAGCAACGGTGACGTCGTCGTCTGCTGTACGGACTGGTCGCGCGACACCTTGGTCGGCAGCATCTGTGACAATACGCTGGAAGAAATCTGGAACTCGAAGAAGCTCTATGATTTTCGCTGTATGCAGCTGAAGACGAAGGGGGCGCACCACGCGCTCTGCGCAACGTGCGAAATTCCGCTGAAAGATACGAGCGAGGACAATCTCGACGATTTCCCTGTGGAGAAGCTCCATTATTGGGGGGAAGGCGATGGAAAGAAGAGCGTTTCTAAATAGTCCGATCATCGAAGAGGACATGCAGGACATCTACGCGCGCGGGCTGGATTGGCAAAAGCTCAAGGGCAAGACCGTACTGCTCACGGGTGCGACGGGAATGCTCGCGTCCTACGTCGCGTTCTTCCTCTTCTACTTGAACGAGGAACACGCGATGGGGATGCGGTTGCTGCTCCATGTGCGAAGCGAGGAAAAGGCGCGCGCACGCTTCGGCGAGTACGCAGAGAAGTCCTATGTCTCGTTCGTGCAGCACGACCTCAGAGAGCCATGGCAGATTGAAGGGGCAGTCGACTTCATCATCCATGCCGCAAGCCTCGCGAATCCTGCCTACTACAAGACAACGCCCGTCGAGGTTGCCGAGCCGAACGTGCTTGGCACATACCATCTGCTGCGCTTGGCAAGGGAGAAGGGGACGCAGTCCTTCCTCTTTTTCAGCAGCGGTGACGTCTACGGCAAGATGCAAGAGGGCGCGAGCGAGATCCACGAGGCAGACGTCGGCGCGGCAGATCCGCTCGATCTTTTAAGCTGCTACGGCGGCAGCAAGCGCATGGGCGAGACGTGGTGCCGGCTCTTCTCCGTCGAATATGGCGTGAACGCGAAGATCGCACGCATCGCGCACACCTACGCGCCAACGATGGATATTGAGAGAGATCCGCGCGTCTTCTCCTCCTTCATGAAGTGCGTTTCGGCGGGCACGGACATCGTCATGCACAGCGACGGCAGCGCCTGCCGCCCCTTCTGCTACATCGCCGATGCTGTTTCGGCGTTCTTCCTCATCCTCTTTGAGGGCGCGTCGGGTGAGGCGTACAACGT of the Selenomonas sputigena genome contains:
- a CDS encoding radical SAM/SPASM domain-containing protein gives rise to the protein MENEVVPFSEAYQKNRLTLREVVPLAVPLCVCIEPTNICNFKCLMCWQSTQEYTNHGGPFGNMTDELFDKLLQDMKGFCRHQGKKIKLIKLYSTGEPLLHKGVCRMVKKVKEADVCHEMEITTNASLLTKEVAEELVDLGLDYLRASIYSVRTDGQARITQSRVTPHEIRENIAYLKKYRDEKGAKKPFICAKIMDTHGEENDEFYRMYEDVSDEQLIDTPWILPKLEENALDRLYGSEEKGEEAQAAYLEQALYKERKVCRYPFTHMTVRSNGDVVVCCTDWSRDTLVGSICDNTLEEIWNSKKLYDFRCMQLKTKGAHHALCATCEIPLKDTSEDNLDDFPVEKLHYWGEGDGKKSVSK
- a CDS encoding NAD-dependent epimerase/dehydratase family protein — translated: MERRAFLNSPIIEEDMQDIYARGLDWQKLKGKTVLLTGATGMLASYVAFFLFYLNEEHAMGMRLLLHVRSEEKARARFGEYAEKSYVSFVQHDLREPWQIEGAVDFIIHAASLANPAYYKTTPVEVAEPNVLGTYHLLRLAREKGTQSFLFFSSGDVYGKMQEGASEIHEADVGAADPLDLLSCYGGSKRMGETWCRLFSVEYGVNAKIARIAHTYAPTMDIERDPRVFSSFMKCVSAGTDIVMHSDGSACRPFCYIADAVSAFFLILFEGASGEAYNVSNDRVFLSIRELAEILVKLRPELSLKVILKERPKGAAYLENNFNKANRPSADKLRELGWQCRFDAAAGFARVWRYLRDVQTSCQASGKRVE